The following coding sequences are from one Saprospiraceae bacterium window:
- a CDS encoding methylated-DNA--[protein]-cysteine S-methyltransferase → MNRISYHILTDHSRQIGGDIYQSHWTSDLGKLIISATDQGICFCSFESENYSENFLDLFPNHQIRNAENEWTKSAKSFLENGCHSGPQLSLHVWGTNFQHLVWQATIEIGSGEILSYRALAIRIGNPQASRAVGHALAQNPIAIFIPCHRVWSSANQNVGYKWGKWRKNELVLKERSAIPNSRLLF, encoded by the coding sequence TTGAATAGAATTTCATATCATATTCTCACAGATCATTCGAGGCAAATTGGAGGAGATATTTATCAGTCCCATTGGACTTCGGATTTAGGCAAATTGATCATCTCAGCTACCGATCAGGGGATCTGTTTTTGTTCATTTGAGAGTGAAAATTATTCAGAAAATTTTCTCGATCTTTTTCCAAATCATCAAATCAGAAATGCAGAAAATGAATGGACAAAATCAGCGAAATCTTTTTTAGAAAATGGATGCCATTCCGGTCCACAATTGAGTTTGCATGTCTGGGGAACAAATTTTCAACACCTTGTTTGGCAGGCAACTATTGAAATTGGAAGCGGCGAGATCTTGTCATATCGTGCATTAGCCATCCGGATTGGAAATCCTCAGGCATCACGAGCAGTAGGACATGCTTTAGCGCAGAATCCAATTGCAATATTTATTCCTTGTCACAGGGTATGGTCCAGTGCTAATCAAAATGTAGGATATAAATGGGGAAAATGGCGAAAGAATGAATTGGTGTTGAAAGAGCGTTCAGCTATTCCAAATTCACGTTTACTTTTCTGA
- a CDS encoding glycosyl hydrolase, whose amino-acid sequence MILRKILILFVHTLLSLLVFAQNNPQNFKPEMFGGLMWRSIGPAVTSGRISDFAVNPNNSSEYYVASSSGGVWKTVNRGTSFTPIFDSQGSYSIGCVSLDPNNSSTVWVGTGENNNQRSVAYGDGVYKSEDGGKTWKNMGLKNSEHIANIIVDPKNSQTIYVAAYGPVWSEGGERGVYKSTDGGITWTNIKSVSPYTGCNNLIMDPQNPQVLYAAFHQRMRKVFTYIGGGPESALFKTTDGGASWSKLGGGLPATGDIGRIGIDVSPVNPSYVYAVVEAKDNNGGIYKSTDKGQSWTKQSGTFTSGNYYQELDCDPHDANKIYITDTYYKVSYDGGKTVSNLGEINKHIDNHCIWVDPKDPKHLLVGCDGGVYETYDHAATWDFKSNLPVTQFYKVSTDNLFPFYRVHGGTQDNFSLAGPSRTTSSNGIANSDWFVTSVGDGFETQVDPKNPDIIYAQSQYGGLMRFDKTSGEYLFIKPLESENEAPYRWNWDAPLFISSHKEGRLYFGSNKLHRTDDRGNTWKVISPDLSRQIDRNKIEVMGKIWSVDAIAKNGSTDIYGQTTSIAESALDENILWVGTDDGLLHLSTDGGSSWTKFDNLPGVPNQSYVHQVIASLHDKLTAFVCFNHHRYGDFKPYVLKTQDGGKTWKSICGDLPVRGSVYTIAEDQVDPQLLFVGTEFGCFFTKNGGQNWMQLKNGLPTVAVRDIEIQRRENDLVIASFGRGFYILDDISVLRNVKIADLKEEAKIFPIKDAWIYVERMELGLRGKGHQGSSYFMTPNPKPAAQIYYYIKDDFKSYKDKRKESEKAKDEKKEKYFYPSWDSLRKEETQEDAYLIFKIKNKNGEVVRTLTSPVASGIQKISWDFRTANPGPVEGRFVPQADQLFSEEETGHLVPPGTYTISISKFENGKVVDLVAPVSFNCKLLPQGHMQSKDPELNSDYYQKVVKLRKALGSTEGILADIKKRVTQCKTSALEMKQNPGPVLEKLSTLDTKLATLDLSLYGDRIKASKEVEVPTSVSERIGTMEYATWSVTSEVPQFYKDCYSTAYGQMKSVITDLRIIDEDLKAVERLMDQNGASPTSGRWPELD is encoded by the coding sequence ATGATTTTAAGGAAAATATTAATTCTATTCGTCCATACATTATTGAGCTTGCTTGTATTTGCTCAAAATAATCCCCAAAATTTTAAACCTGAAATGTTCGGTGGTTTGATGTGGAGATCTATAGGCCCGGCAGTCACTTCAGGAAGGATTTCTGATTTTGCTGTGAATCCCAATAATTCAAGCGAATATTATGTTGCAAGTTCATCCGGAGGTGTCTGGAAAACAGTCAATCGCGGAACGAGTTTTACGCCCATTTTTGATTCACAAGGGTCATATTCCATAGGCTGCGTCAGCCTAGATCCGAACAATAGTTCTACAGTTTGGGTCGGTACCGGTGAGAATAACAATCAGCGCTCAGTAGCTTATGGGGATGGAGTGTACAAGTCTGAAGACGGTGGCAAGACCTGGAAAAATATGGGCCTTAAAAATTCAGAGCACATCGCCAATATCATCGTTGACCCAAAAAATTCTCAGACAATTTACGTCGCAGCCTATGGTCCGGTTTGGTCAGAGGGCGGCGAACGTGGGGTTTACAAAAGCACTGATGGTGGTATAACCTGGACCAATATCAAATCTGTAAGTCCTTATACCGGATGTAATAATCTAATCATGGATCCCCAAAATCCACAGGTATTGTATGCTGCATTCCATCAGAGGATGAGGAAGGTCTTCACATATATCGGTGGTGGACCTGAATCTGCATTGTTCAAAACTACGGATGGTGGTGCCAGCTGGTCAAAACTTGGAGGAGGATTGCCTGCTACGGGAGATATTGGAAGAATCGGAATAGACGTCAGCCCGGTGAACCCTTCCTACGTATATGCCGTAGTTGAAGCTAAGGACAATAACGGAGGAATCTACAAGTCAACAGACAAAGGCCAGAGTTGGACCAAGCAGAGTGGCACTTTTACTTCCGGCAACTATTATCAGGAATTAGACTGTGACCCCCACGATGCAAATAAAATTTATATTACAGATACCTACTATAAAGTTTCATACGACGGAGGAAAAACAGTCAGCAATCTAGGAGAAATCAATAAACACATTGACAATCATTGTATTTGGGTTGACCCAAAGGATCCTAAGCATTTGCTTGTGGGATGTGATGGTGGAGTATATGAAACTTATGATCATGCTGCGACCTGGGATTTTAAGTCTAACTTGCCCGTGACACAGTTTTATAAAGTTTCTACAGACAATCTATTTCCATTTTACAGGGTGCATGGTGGTACTCAGGATAATTTTAGTTTAGCTGGACCGAGTAGAACCACTTCGTCCAACGGTATTGCAAACTCGGATTGGTTTGTGACATCTGTGGGAGATGGTTTTGAGACTCAGGTTGACCCTAAGAATCCCGACATCATTTATGCGCAAAGTCAGTATGGTGGATTGATGCGATTTGATAAAACCAGTGGTGAATATCTGTTTATCAAACCTTTAGAATCAGAAAATGAAGCACCTTACCGATGGAATTGGGATGCTCCACTTTTTATTTCATCTCATAAAGAAGGGAGGCTTTATTTTGGATCAAATAAATTGCACCGAACAGACGATAGAGGAAATACCTGGAAAGTCATCAGTCCGGACTTGTCGAGACAGATCGACAGAAACAAAATTGAGGTAATGGGAAAGATCTGGTCTGTTGATGCCATTGCAAAAAATGGAAGTACCGATATTTACGGACAAACTACCAGTATTGCAGAATCAGCACTAGACGAAAATATCTTATGGGTGGGCACGGATGATGGTCTTTTACATCTCAGTACAGACGGAGGCTCCTCTTGGACAAAATTTGATAATTTGCCCGGAGTGCCCAACCAATCTTATGTGCATCAGGTGATTGCTTCTTTGCATGACAAACTGACGGCATTTGTTTGCTTTAACCATCACAGATACGGAGACTTCAAACCCTATGTCTTGAAAACCCAGGATGGAGGCAAAACCTGGAAATCGATCTGTGGGGATTTACCAGTTCGTGGATCCGTATATACTATTGCTGAAGATCAAGTAGATCCACAGTTGCTGTTTGTAGGTACTGAGTTCGGATGTTTCTTTACAAAAAATGGAGGCCAAAACTGGATGCAACTTAAAAATGGTCTACCAACAGTTGCGGTGCGAGATATCGAAATCCAACGTCGCGAAAACGATCTGGTGATTGCAAGTTTTGGTCGTGGTTTTTATATTTTAGATGATATCTCTGTTTTGCGCAATGTTAAAATTGCTGATCTGAAAGAAGAAGCAAAAATATTTCCAATTAAAGATGCATGGATATACGTAGAAAGAATGGAATTGGGTCTCAGAGGAAAAGGTCATCAGGGCAGTTCTTATTTCATGACCCCCAATCCAAAACCTGCTGCACAAATTTATTACTACATCAAGGACGATTTTAAATCATACAAAGACAAACGGAAGGAATCTGAAAAAGCAAAAGATGAGAAGAAGGAAAAATATTTTTATCCTTCCTGGGACTCATTGAGAAAAGAAGAGACCCAAGAAGATGCATATTTAATTTTTAAAATTAAGAATAAAAACGGAGAAGTTGTGCGCACATTGACATCTCCCGTAGCATCGGGTATCCAAAAAATCAGTTGGGACTTTAGGACTGCCAATCCAGGCCCAGTAGAAGGTAGGTTTGTGCCTCAAGCTGATCAATTATTTTCTGAAGAAGAAACGGGTCATCTGGTTCCTCCCGGAACTTATACGATCAGTATTTCTAAGTTTGAAAATGGAAAAGTCGTCGATTTGGTTGCTCCGGTTTCGTTCAATTGCAAATTACTTCCTCAGGGACATATGCAAAGCAAAGATCCTGAACTCAACAGCGATTACTATCAAAAAGTAGTTAAGCTTAGAAAAGCTTTAGGTTCCACTGAAGGCATTTTAGCAGATATCAAAAAGAGAGTCACTCAGTGCAAAACTTCAGCACTTGAAATGAAACAAAATCCCGGACCGGTGTTAGAGAAATTATCGACGCTGGATACTAAGTTGGCGACATTGGACCTGAGTCTATATGGAGACCGCATCAAAGCTTCAAAAGAAGTCGAAGTGCCGACTTCAGTAAGTGAACGCATAGGTACCATGGAGTATGCTACTTGGAGTGTAACTTCGGAAGTGCCTCAATTTTATAAGGATTGTTACAGCACAGCTTATGGTCAAATGAAATCCGTGATCACAGATTTGAGAATAATTGATGAAGATCTCAAGGCTGTAGAGAGGCTTATGGATCAGAATGGTGCATCTCCGACTTCTGGAAGATGGCCTGAATTGGATTGA
- a CDS encoding UvrD-helicase domain-containing protein, which produces MTDFLKQLNEVQRNAVTHSDGPIMVIAGPGSGKTRVLTFKLAYLILQGIAPQNILSLTFTNKAAKEMTERIHAVAGDAARKVWSGTFHSVFARILRVEAPKLGYPSSFTIYDTDDSKSVITEIIKELHLSAKEYPANAIRARISSAKSNLITPIMYENDPDLQAQDRMNKMPQLHLIYKKYIQKCMLAGAMDFDDLLLQMYRLLHENPENVLEKYRSQFQYVMVDEFQDTNYLQYAIVKKLCLYKGSPRNICIVGDDAQSIYSFRGATISNILDFENDFPDVKVFKLEQNYRSTTHIVQAANDVITYNKNQIKKEIWTEHSEGHKIKLIQAITDTDEGKKIADFIIEIKNRHHIPNKEIAILYRTNAQSRIFEEQLRRVNIPYKVFGGMSFYQRKEIKDFIAYIRLTINSRDNEAFKRIINYPKRGLGDTSLDKLMEYAQQQNISLWDASAEIAFSGKAGTALQTFRMQMQEMNLFAQKANAYDAAQFIFKFSGLASELKADMTVEGISRLENAMSLLDGIKEFVDEDEYDEEFNTEDKSLVSYLQTISLITEMDTADPQADYITLMSIHSAKGLEFDAVLVTGLEENLFPSYMSMNSAEQLDEERRLFYVAITRARKLLSLSYATSRYFFGNLRRNEKSRFINEIDAGRYESQTGARKSIFNLKEDDFTPRKIYIPSQKPSSVNSALLDNFKASPIKDIREGVMVLHQKFGKGTVVQIDGNNDMKIATIHFDEVSNPERKIILKYAKLQVL; this is translated from the coding sequence ATGACAGATTTTCTCAAACAGCTCAATGAGGTGCAACGCAATGCGGTGACCCACAGTGATGGACCTATAATGGTAATCGCAGGTCCAGGTTCAGGCAAAACCAGGGTATTGACTTTCAAATTAGCTTACCTCATTCTACAAGGAATTGCCCCTCAAAACATCCTCAGCCTCACATTCACGAACAAAGCTGCCAAAGAGATGACAGAGCGCATCCACGCGGTAGCAGGAGATGCTGCGCGCAAAGTCTGGAGCGGTACTTTTCACTCCGTCTTCGCGAGGATCCTAAGAGTAGAGGCACCTAAATTGGGCTATCCTTCCAGCTTCACCATTTATGACACTGACGACAGTAAGTCAGTCATCACCGAAATCATCAAGGAGCTCCATCTCTCTGCCAAGGAATACCCTGCCAATGCAATCAGGGCCCGGATTTCTTCCGCCAAATCCAATCTCATCACGCCCATCATGTATGAGAACGATCCCGACTTACAAGCGCAGGACCGGATGAACAAAATGCCTCAGTTGCACCTAATTTATAAAAAGTATATACAAAAATGTATGCTGGCAGGTGCGATGGATTTTGATGACTTGTTGCTTCAGATGTATAGGCTGCTTCATGAAAATCCTGAAAATGTTCTCGAAAAATATCGCTCACAATTCCAGTATGTGATGGTGGATGAGTTTCAGGATACCAACTACCTGCAATATGCTATTGTCAAAAAATTATGCTTGTATAAAGGCAGTCCCAGGAATATTTGTATCGTCGGTGATGATGCGCAGAGTATCTATTCATTTCGTGGAGCGACCATCAGTAATATTCTCGATTTTGAGAATGATTTTCCGGATGTAAAAGTGTTCAAGCTCGAACAAAATTATCGAAGTACGACTCATATAGTGCAAGCCGCCAATGATGTAATTACATACAATAAAAATCAGATCAAAAAAGAAATATGGACTGAACATTCAGAGGGTCACAAAATAAAATTGATACAAGCCATCACAGATACGGATGAAGGAAAAAAAATAGCAGATTTTATTATTGAAATTAAAAACAGGCATCACATTCCGAATAAGGAAATCGCGATCTTGTATAGGACAAATGCACAGTCGAGAATTTTTGAAGAGCAACTGCGTAGAGTGAATATACCTTACAAAGTTTTTGGAGGTATGTCCTTTTATCAGAGGAAGGAAATAAAAGATTTTATCGCTTACATCAGGCTGACGATCAATTCAAGAGACAACGAAGCGTTCAAACGCATCATCAATTATCCTAAGCGGGGATTGGGCGATACCAGTTTGGATAAATTGATGGAATACGCTCAACAACAAAATATCTCATTGTGGGATGCTTCGGCAGAAATTGCATTTTCCGGAAAAGCAGGTACAGCTCTACAAACTTTTAGGATGCAGATGCAGGAGATGAATCTCTTTGCTCAAAAAGCGAATGCTTACGATGCTGCACAATTTATTTTTAAGTTTAGTGGATTGGCATCAGAACTAAAAGCTGATATGACCGTAGAAGGAATTTCGAGATTGGAAAATGCAATGTCGCTCCTGGATGGAATCAAGGAATTTGTTGATGAAGATGAATACGATGAAGAGTTCAACACGGAAGATAAATCACTGGTGAGCTATCTGCAAACGATTTCGCTGATCACGGAAATGGATACTGCGGATCCGCAAGCGGATTATATTACTCTCATGTCCATACACTCAGCAAAAGGATTGGAATTTGATGCTGTTTTGGTTACAGGGCTGGAAGAAAATCTTTTTCCGAGTTATATGTCCATGAATTCAGCTGAGCAACTCGATGAAGAGCGCAGATTGTTTTATGTAGCTATTACCAGAGCCAGAAAATTGTTGAGCCTGAGTTATGCGACATCCAGATATTTCTTTGGCAATCTGAGAAGAAATGAAAAGAGCAGGTTTATCAATGAAATAGACGCAGGTAGATACGAATCGCAAACCGGTGCCCGAAAGTCGATTTTTAATCTAAAGGAAGATGATTTCACGCCGAGAAAAATCTATATCCCTTCACAAAAACCGAGTTCTGTCAACTCTGCTTTATTAGACAATTTCAAAGCCAGTCCGATCAAAGATATCCGTGAAGGTGTAATGGTTCTTCACCAAAAATTTGGAAAAGGAACCGTAGTGCAAATCGATGGAAACAATGACATGAAAATAGCAACCATTCACTTTGACGAAGTGTCTAATCCGGAACGAAAAATAATATTAAAATACGCAAAACTCCAGGTACTGTAA
- a CDS encoding serine hydrolase, which produces MISAKCIYIKTSIFFFLSLLGFQTAILHAQRDRFIPDSLDLYVKNGLKKWNIPGAAIAVIQDGKIILTKGYGVRDMNSETPVDENTLFMIASNSKAVTGTILATLEQEKKLTMEDKVSQWLPDFKLFDPNSTTMLTIEDLVSHRMGFETFQGDFCHWSTKATTADVIRRMALIKPVYGFRDKWGYCNAGYAVAGEIIKKASGLSWSEYVKNKIFGPLEMKNSLTLTADFPSSDNHCSPHTIYENKLIPLKIPNIDNMAPATSICSSVADWSKWLSMIINKGIWQQRQIIPQAAIDKSITPVSLIGNYKPMYNTGHFAMYGLGWKIQDYCDLRMISHTGGADGFVTSVTWVPEKKCGVIVFTNTDANSFYQAAKMEILDALLEKPFRDYSDTMFQKFQVSLNEDLKWIQQKKDTVSMNRKPSVALDEFTGKYENEVYGSMNIIRKGKELEIYFPLNECTGRLESLGENRFLCTYSNPLLGIKEFPFEVQNGKVKSVKVSCADFVEFTNYDFKKIN; this is translated from the coding sequence ATGATTTCAGCCAAATGCATTTATATTAAGACTTCAATATTTTTTTTTCTTTCTCTGCTTGGTTTTCAAACAGCAATATTACATGCACAAAGAGACCGATTCATTCCCGATAGTCTTGACCTATATGTCAAAAATGGTCTGAAAAAATGGAACATTCCAGGTGCAGCAATTGCAGTCATACAGGATGGAAAAATAATTCTGACCAAAGGTTATGGTGTACGAGACATGAACTCCGAAACTCCGGTAGATGAAAATACTTTATTCATGATCGCGAGTAATTCTAAAGCGGTTACGGGGACAATTCTAGCCACTTTGGAACAGGAAAAAAAATTGACCATGGAAGATAAAGTGAGTCAATGGTTGCCTGATTTCAAACTGTTTGATCCGAATTCCACTACAATGTTGACCATCGAAGATTTGGTAAGTCACAGGATGGGTTTTGAAACCTTTCAGGGAGACTTCTGCCATTGGTCTACAAAGGCAACGACTGCCGATGTCATCCGAAGGATGGCATTGATTAAGCCCGTTTACGGTTTTAGAGACAAATGGGGTTATTGTAATGCCGGATATGCTGTTGCAGGTGAAATCATAAAAAAAGCTAGTGGCTTGAGCTGGTCTGAATACGTCAAAAATAAAATATTCGGCCCCCTGGAAATGAAAAATAGTCTGACACTGACTGCTGATTTTCCAAGTAGTGATAACCATTGTTCGCCTCACACTATTTATGAAAACAAACTCATCCCTCTAAAGATACCAAACATTGACAATATGGCACCGGCTACTAGTATCTGCAGTTCTGTGGCAGATTGGTCGAAGTGGCTATCAATGATCATCAACAAAGGTATTTGGCAACAGCGCCAGATCATACCTCAGGCGGCAATTGACAAATCCATTACTCCCGTCAGTCTGATCGGCAATTACAAGCCAATGTACAATACCGGACATTTTGCTATGTATGGGCTTGGTTGGAAAATTCAGGATTATTGCGATCTCAGGATGATATCACATACCGGAGGAGCTGATGGATTTGTTACTTCGGTGACCTGGGTACCTGAAAAAAAATGTGGTGTGATCGTATTTACGAACACTGATGCGAACTCATTTTACCAGGCAGCAAAAATGGAAATCTTAGATGCTTTACTTGAAAAGCCTTTTAGAGATTATTCTGATACTATGTTCCAAAAATTTCAGGTATCATTGAACGAGGATTTGAAATGGATCCAACAGAAGAAAGATACTGTAAGCATGAATAGGAAGCCTTCTGTTGCTCTTGATGAATTTACAGGAAAATATGAAAACGAAGTGTATGGCAGCATGAATATCATTCGCAAAGGCAAAGAATTGGAAATTTACTTTCCGTTAAATGAATGTACGGGCAGGTTAGAGTCACTGGGTGAAAACAGATTCCTATGCACTTATTCTAATCCGTTGCTTGGCATTAAAGAGTTTCCTTTTGAAGTTCAAAACGGCAAAGTAAAATCTGTAAAAGTGAGTTGTGCAGATTTTGTAGAATTCACGAATTATGATTTTAAAAAAATAAATTAA